A genomic window from Shewanella vesiculosa includes:
- the mnmE gene encoding tRNA uridine-5-carboxymethylaminomethyl(34) synthesis GTPase MnmE yields MTTDTIVAQATAPGRGGVGIIRVSGDLATNVATAIIGHVPKTRYAEYCDFNNADGQVIDQGIALFFKGPNSFTGEDVLELQGHGGQIVLDMLIKRVMEIDGIRIARPGEFSEQAFMNDKLDLTQAEAIADLIDATSEQAAKSALLSLQGEFSKEVHELVDQVTNLRLYVEAAIDFPDEEVDFLSDGKIANALYKIIDKLDTVQDSAKQGSIIREGMKVVIAGRPNAGKSSLLNALAGKESAIVTEIAGTTRDVLREHIHLDGMPLHIIDTAGLRDTLDTVEQIGIERAWAEIATADRVLFMVDGTTTEAIDPREIWPDFIDRLPSKLGVTVIRNKADITGETLNNTEEQGYSVYRISAKTGLGVEELKQHLKSLMGYQSNLEGGFIARRRHLEALDLAASHLQLGKEQLEVYLAGELLAEELRMCQMALSEITGKFTSDDLLGKIFGSFCIGK; encoded by the coding sequence GTGACAACAGACACTATTGTGGCGCAAGCCACCGCACCTGGACGAGGTGGCGTAGGTATCATTCGCGTATCAGGCGACTTAGCCACTAATGTCGCGACGGCGATTATTGGCCATGTTCCAAAAACCCGTTATGCAGAATATTGTGACTTTAACAATGCCGACGGTCAGGTTATTGACCAAGGTATTGCACTTTTCTTTAAAGGTCCCAATTCATTTACTGGCGAAGATGTCCTTGAACTGCAAGGCCATGGCGGCCAAATTGTGCTGGATATGTTGATTAAACGCGTCATGGAAATTGATGGCATACGTATAGCCAGGCCTGGTGAATTCAGCGAACAAGCCTTTATGAATGATAAGCTCGACTTAACTCAGGCAGAAGCGATTGCTGACTTAATCGATGCCACCAGTGAGCAAGCTGCCAAAAGTGCATTGCTATCACTCCAAGGTGAGTTCTCAAAAGAAGTTCACGAGCTTGTCGACCAAGTGACCAACTTACGTTTGTATGTCGAAGCTGCGATTGATTTTCCAGATGAAGAAGTCGATTTTTTATCTGATGGTAAAATTGCCAATGCCTTATATAAAATCATCGATAAATTAGACACAGTGCAAGACAGTGCCAAGCAAGGCTCCATTATCCGCGAAGGCATGAAGGTAGTGATTGCCGGCCGTCCTAATGCCGGTAAATCAAGCTTACTCAATGCACTAGCCGGTAAAGAGTCGGCAATTGTCACTGAAATTGCTGGAACAACTCGTGATGTACTACGTGAACACATCCACTTAGACGGTATGCCACTGCACATCATAGATACTGCGGGGTTAAGAGACACACTCGACACAGTTGAACAAATTGGCATTGAGCGCGCATGGGCCGAAATAGCCACTGCAGATAGAGTCTTGTTTATGGTTGATGGCACGACAACTGAGGCTATCGACCCTCGCGAGATTTGGCCAGACTTTATCGACCGCCTACCATCAAAACTAGGCGTAACGGTTATTCGTAATAAAGCTGACATAACTGGTGAAACCTTAAATAATACTGAAGAACAAGGTTACAGCGTTTACCGCATTTCAGCTAAGACAGGCTTAGGTGTTGAAGAATTAAAACAACATCTTAAATCATTAATGGGCTACCAAAGTAACTTAGAAGGCGGCTTTATTGCACGTCGTCGCCATTTGGAAGCACTCGATCTTGCCGCCAGTCACTTGCAGTTAGGTAAAGAGCAGCTTGAAGTGTATTTAGCCGGAGAGTTACTGGCTGAAGAACTGCGTATGTGCCAAATGGCATTATCTGAAATCACCGGTAAATTTACCTCAGACGATTTGCTCGGTAAGATTTTTGGCTCATTTTGTATCGGAAAATAA